The nucleotide sequence TATCGGTAACCTTTGGGACGTCAGGAACGTGCGTACGAAATATGTcattccaaaactgcgcagattttattcagaCGAATTTATTACGGAGCGAACGCTTCTCCTCTGTGAAacgagagggcactgaaagtAACACATTGATGACATCACGTTATGGCAAGgttttgaagcagacgacaatgctgggtgacgtcactgtATCCTATCTAAGCAGCGTCCATGAATACTTTTGATACTATGATATTTTTGGGCTACTTCAAATCTCTCAGCCTCACCATTCATGACACTCCATATGACATCCCATCTCACTATATGCAAAAATATGAGTGTGTGGGTGCACTCAGGATCGAATCCTTGCAAAGTCTTCCTTGGAGGGCACCATGCAGTAAGAACATGACCTACCGTATCTCAAAAGGTGGCACAATACATCCTACCCATACATGCATCACTGACCTTGTGCAGCTAGCTAACTATTACTACTAACTAGAAACTTGTTTTCAGTAACTGAGTTGTTTTAAAAATTGCCCACAAGAAGATGGTTAATCTAACAGCACCCCATAGGAAGTATGCTGCACACATTGAACTATTTTCATCTCCTTGTTTGAAAAGATATTGCGTTGTAGTCCTTAGACTGTAGTTCCAGCGATACTGGTTGAAGAATTTCACTGGCGACGTCTTTTATGCTTTTGCTTAGGCAAGAGAAGTTGGAAAAGCATCGAATAAGTGGCTGATGGTTAATGTACAAAATGGACAAGAATTTGCCTGTCAGGTGCTCAACAGGGATGTCTGGAGCAATCAGATCATCAAGACCATTGTCTCTGAGCACTTCATTTTCTGGCAGGTGAGCGTCATCCATTGCAACAGCACCATTGTAGCCTAAAAGATGTCCCGTGATTGCATTAGGTCTATCAAGACAGTGAGGAGGGCCAGAGGTATGTTCTCTTCTACAAAGTTGTGGAGTACCCGTATATTGCCATTCTGGATCCCAGGACAGGCAAGTAACGATCGTAATAACCTATAATAACTAATTAATAATGACTAATAACCTAACGGACGTAAAGCCACAAAATGTTCTAAGGTTGATGTTGCATGCTGCACTTTTTTGCAGGAGAGAAAGTCCTTTCATGGAGTCAGGTCGACGCCGTCAAGTTTTGTGATGCAGGTACTATGGCACATCATCTTCTTTCACATGCTCTTTGACGTGCTCTAACGTCTGCTAACGTGTGCTGTAGTGCACACAGTCAAATAATACTTCGAGCATAGCAAAGTCTAAGCATGCAGTGCCTTTTGGTTGCCCTGCGGGCCCCTGCATACTTATAGTGCATTGACCTTGCTTTCGTTGCAGTGACTGAATTCCTAGCAGAGCATCCAACTCCTGACGGAACAGTCATAAGTCCACCAAAGAAACGAATCAGGCCAACATCTGACAGAGTGAGCATTGCATATTTTACATGTTCATTTGGTTCATCTTCTGGTTTTTCTGACTCCGACCAGGATGAACACTGTCGTCAGGAAAATGTGTGTGCGCGACAGTCACAGATTCGACATAATTCCTGGAAAATAATACCTCTGCCACACGTGcactcttcaatgatcattgaaaccaatcggcATTGGACGCgtgcgtggcgccatctagggagtaacgtgtcaacctttcAGGAAGCATTGAATCCAATGCTTTTTGCGAAGTTGACACATTACTCGCTTGGTGGCGCCACGCGCGTGTTCAATGACCATTCATTTCAATGATCATTCAAAAATGCCCGTTTGGCAGGGGTATAAGTCTGCAAAGAGGAGCAGTTCTGCACCTGAGCTGCCATGATAGGTACAGCAGTAGTAACGTGTGATATTAAGTGCTTTATGCCGTTCTTGCATCTTCGAGGGCTTGTGCTTACGGTGTAGAACCCCTTCCTTGAATGGAAGTAGTACAAGTGGACAGGATGGTTGCAAGTGGTGGTTACAAGACCACATTTCCATGCGTAGGTGGAACTCTTGGCAGAATAGGTCTAAAGCTATAAAGCTTctgggttttcttttttttttaagaattgGAGGGTAAAACTCCTGTTGAAAAGCATTGTGAGTGGTGTGAATGGTGTGAATGTGATTGGTGTGAATGTGAATGAAAGGTGTGAATGAACAAACACTTTCCCCTGAATGTCACTTCCAATTTTAGGATGGTGTTTATGAGGAGAGCGAAGAGACCCAATTAAAAGCAGCCATCGAAGCATCCCTTCAAGAGTCTGTGAGGAGAACTGAGGTCGTCTCGGACGACGACCACAGCGACCTAGAAACGTTTGACTCGgatgcagagtgtgcaatgccgCAGTCTCCTGGCGGTAGGTCGGACATGTGTGCCGCATCCAGGTCTACATCCCATTCGAATACGCATCAGTCTACAAAACCTGAAGAGCAAACAGAAGGCTGGGAGGCATATCTTGGGAGTGATGACGGTCAGCTACGTTTCTACCTTATAGTTATAGGATTGCATGTGCTGCCCTCTAATACTGTGGCATGTAACAAGAAGCTTCTCTGCTGTGCTAAGATGGTATTAATGATTGGGCgcttgtgttttcgggtttttaTGGTTTCTGAAAATCTGGGATAAAATAGCGTTTTACCTCAGGAGGAGTGAAATAAGGTAGTAAAATCGAGCAATATTGAGTGGAAGAGCGGATTTTctcgtgaaaaaggaaagaaaggaaaaaggacaCTCCTCGCATTTGCAGTGAGCACAAGATGCTGAGCTGCTGTGCTGATTTCACAGTGCTTAGCATTCTCCAGTGCTGAATTTGGACTGGTATTCGcgagttttatttatttattttttttaattgtgtGGATTGGGTCTTACCATAAGTGACAGTGACGCAAATTGAAAGTAAactgggtttaaccctaaaacacaaaGCTCTATTAACTCATATTTGAATTTACCAGAGCAAAGCACACTTGCTATCTAATCCTCTCCGATGTCTACAAGTATTGAGTATATTTACTCTCTCTTACATTTCTGATTCTAGACCCAAAATCGGAGCTGATGATCAGATTTCCAGATGGATCTCGAAGGATAATGACCTTCCCATGCACATCACAGCTGAAGGTATTTAAAGCATTTATTTAAATTGCACCTCACACAGATCTCCTTTCCAGGCCCTCATAAAGTTTGCTGCCTGCAGTGGCTTCTCTGAAGAAACTCACGAACTGATCACAAACTTTCCAAGACGCAACTTAACCGAAGTAGATCCCTCCGCCACGCTCAAAGAGGTTGGATTGTTTCCGAAAGAGACGGTCTTTGTTCAGCTGCGGAGCACATGATCCGCACGTGGGACAGCAGTGTGCGACCGAGCCGATCATCCGCAGTGATTAAATTCTCATCAGGGATGTGCAAAGCAAATGTATAAATTTGCTGTGTTGAGGACATTGTCTTCGAAAGACTGTAAGTTAATGTATTCTTTGCTTTTAACATCTTAGTAATATTATTTTCCAAAGCCTATATAACAGCGAATTTTGGGAGAGGTAGAATATGAtgttctctctctcgctctgtTTCTTAACGATTGGTCGACGTGGAAACGTGAACAAGGAACTGTAGGAATGGTTCTATTGAGagaaacttttttttatatatatatacagtcgtaCATCGATATTATGTGGAATATATGTTTCAGTGTGACATGCATGGGGTGCAGCATATATTCCAGGTAAAAATTAAAACCTGCACTCCTCAGGCCTATTACGATAtcccctgtgatacatatttcCTCAAATGTGAAATTCTCTAAATGTGAACGCACTGTTCATCTTGCAAAGTACAAGAGAGTCGTGAAAAGAGCCTCATGTCGGTAATGCTCAGAAAAACTGCATGAAGTTGCTCGTGTTAGAATGGCTGTTTCCTCGACAAGGAGAGGAAATAGGTTGTAGTGCCAGATGTGCGAAGTCACTGAACTCAGCCCGAGTGCTGAAGCCTTATCTGTTGCCCCGCCCTGTTGAAAATTGTCCTGTAATGTGCCGATTCCTGTGACTTAAAACGGGAATCGCGAGAACGGCGAAGAAATTGCTCTCGGACAAGTCTCTCGAGTTGCGTCATTTATTTTCTTTGGAAACGTTGCTACCTATTAACCGAGTGGTCTGCACAAATGTGGAACTGTAGACATTCAAATAGTCATAGCTGTGAGACACAGACATGTAGATTGGGTAAAGGACGTTCAGCTTGTGGTGCCCCATTTGAGCACCAGGAAAGAACGAAACAAGTCAACATCTCATCTGATGGTACTGACATACTCCTGTTTTGGTCAGCTTCCTTCCTGTCAAAGTTCTACAAGTGCATAAAGGAGCAAACAGGCATGGATGGCCAAGGTACAGCGCAGAGCACTGCATGACTGCAGAAATCTAGTGGTCCTGAGAGtcttatttattttaattaccCTCAGGGCTTACAGTAAGGACACATTGGTGCACGAAGCTGCGCTTGAGGGCCATACAGATGTTGCCATTGGCTGTAcgttttccttctctctccaTAAGTTGATCATGGCTTCCACAGAAATTACCACCCGAATTTCTCTCAGCTACAAAATTTGTAGCTACCCTACGGGATATAAATAGAGCcggaagttttagggtttaacccgattcttccccgaatatgaaccccgaattgaaggttgccactttagggtgaaacccagtTTTTACCTGGCAAACTGAAACATCTGTATGAACAgacactagcttgtttggcagcaagcACAAcgacatcaccgtttgtaccaaaccagtacaacTCGTTTGAGTAATAGAGCCCGATTACTGCCTGAATTTAGCATAGTGGGAGTTttcccccccgaatttggaataAAAAATTTCCCCAAAACTACAGGCTGTAGATATAAATAGAGCCTGACGTTTTAGGGTGTAACCGGATTTTTATCTGCGAAATTTCCCTCCCTgaaacatctgtaggaatgcacactagcttgtttggcagcaaacacaaTTACATCACCTTTTGTACAATTTGTTTGAATAatagagccagatttctccccgaatttagcatactggaagctAGAGCACGTGTTTATTTCCCCCGAATTTGTAAAAactatttcccgaaaacttcaggctctggATATGAACATATACTACGCATTGATTGAAACATTGCATAAAATTAAAAACAAGGAAGACAAGGAAGTTTGGTTCTGTCGGATCACACTACATACATACTCAGTTATCTACATTTCTGGGTGGTCTGTACACAAGGCCGTGACGAGGAAGCCCCAAGTACTTGACAAAAAAAATGGTATCAAGTAGAACTGTAATTCTCAGATGGTCGGCAAGGTTGGTAATACACAAGTTCAGAGTGCCATGTGTCTGCCCTCTATGCTGATCGTCACAGCCCTCGTgctcttccctttcttcttgCGCTCCTGAAACTGCCTCATGTGCCTGTCAAGCCTCGTCACCGTCTTCTTGGTGTTCTGTAACAGACACTCGGGATTCAACATGCACACGAAGCTGTGGTTAGCCAGACAGAATCCATTTAATAAAGAGGCAAGAAGGTCTTATCTTAATGTGGCTAGGCAGCTAGTCAGCAGCAGATTATGTGAAAAAACACAGCATGGGACCTCGTACAGGCTGACTAGGTGGAAAGacaattccatgataggcaagacacgtacacaaacacgaaggctcaaaagcCAACgtatttgtgtttgtttacgtgtcttgcccatcgctcaggcttacctatcatggaatttatccaccagcttgcctgcatttacgccattctgtgtAAAGACAACTACCCGTTTCGAAAAACAAAATACTTTTGTGGGGTTCCCTGCGGAGCTTTAAAAGACTCTAGAACAAATATGTCGGGAGAACTAGAAATTAGGATCACACATTCGCACGAAAACTGAGAGCGTAGCATGCAATCCTGGAgtgcaagagagctttcaatctccCAGGTCGGAAAACCTGCTCCCCTCGGCTGCCAGTATGCACCTTTTTTAGGCaagcgcctttttttttctttttgcggctCAACGTCTCGACTGGAAGCTCGCGGTAGCCAATGAAAAATGCTCTACCACCTGATGTCAAGAAACACTGCTGCAAGCTCTCTTGCAAAGCAATTTTGTGTGACAGTTCCTCAAGGTAGTATGCTCATATGAAGCAGCAAAAAGATAGATGTTCCAagtgccttccatgctcctttaagcatGGCAGTATTGCTGCTTGATTTAAACGTACCTTTACAAATTCAGTATCACAATTCCACTTTGGCCGAACGACGTAATCCTTAGTTGACGGCATTGGAACCCTAGCCCTGGCGACCCACCCCTTTTCTCCTGGCCTTAGCGACCTGGAAAGAAAGGAATGTACCCATTAAATGGTGCAAAACGCATCTCGCTGCAAGAGAAACCTACTTGTCTTCTCCCGTAAGGGCCTTATCTATGTCCTTCTTAGATGGGGGTTCATCAGAAGATTCCaacctacgaaaaaaaaaaaaaaagagtttggTTTTGGCGCGGGTTCAGCATTTAACTGCCACGCTCACCTTAACTTTCGTTTCTGAGGCATTCGCTCAAAATCTTTCTGCTCCCGTTCCTCTTTCGAAATGGACGAGTAATTTGTGTTGAGGTTGAAGATGGGTCGAGCCCACTCGTTGATCAGCTTCCCTGCCTTCTCGCGGTTCTCCTTGGTTTCCTTGGGATGCTTGTAGAGGTACATGACCGCCCGT is from Ornithodoros turicata isolate Travis chromosome 8, ASM3712646v1, whole genome shotgun sequence and encodes:
- the LOC135367156 gene encoding UBX domain-containing protein 7-like, producing MASTSTGSKGVNLIENFCAVTGADEDVAKRMLEACNNNLEMAINMHVDSEWTAPSNSTDAPPAHASARDAQSAPSLNPEDDVRPPIPPVREVLVEGAYPFGFHGARRAAYSVFDGFRDFQNEMKIQEEKMLHGDDLSYKKRKTLEDLFRPPLDLMHRGSFESAREVGKASNKWLMVNVQNGQEFACQVLNRDVWSNQIIKTIVSEHFIFWQVYQDSEEGQRYVLFYKVVEYPYIAILDPRTGEKVLSWSQVDAVKFCDAVTEFLAEHPTPDGTVISPPKKRIRPTSDRDGVYEESEETQLKAAIEASLQESVRRTEVVSDDDHSDLETFDSDAECAMPQSPGGRSDMCAASRSTSHSNTHQSTKPEEQTEGWEAYLGSDDDPKSELMIRFPDGSRRIMTFPCTSQLKALIKFAACSGFSEETHELITNFPRRNLTEVDPSATLKEVGLFPKETVFVQLRST